The following proteins come from a genomic window of Methanosarcina sp. MTP4:
- the prf1 gene encoding peptide chain release factor aRF-1 — protein sequence MAEYCTYEKYVFKKKLETLRSKSGRGTELISLYVPSDKQISDVANHLREEHEQALNIKSKLTSNNVRGALDSLMAKLRHLNKIPENGIVYFTGTVDTGANRTGLENEVLIPPEPVSHYIYHCDSVFYLEPLEEMVKECSTYGLILLDFREATIGMLVGKQIEVIKHLHSTVPGKQRKGGQSAHRFEQLRRIAIHDFYKRIGDAASEAFLELEPAELKGILIGGHSPAKEEFSEGEFLHYELQKKVLGLFDTGYTDESGFSELINAAEEILQGIDLIKQKKDMEIFFKEIATESGKVSYGEDNLRANLEIKAVDVLLLSEDLRAERVTLKCSVCGYEYKRTRKWKNSEAVPAAGNCPECGSALEVTDVIDIVGEFSELADKGNVRIAFISTDFDEGSQLMIAFGGIAAILRYSTGV from the coding sequence ATGGCTGAATACTGTACATATGAAAAATATGTATTTAAAAAGAAGCTTGAAACTCTAAGAAGTAAAAGTGGAAGGGGCACAGAATTAATTTCCCTTTATGTTCCTTCTGATAAACAGATTTCAGATGTTGCAAATCATTTGAGAGAAGAACATGAGCAGGCTTTGAACATTAAGTCTAAACTTACCAGCAATAACGTACGGGGAGCACTGGATTCTTTGATGGCAAAGTTAAGACATCTTAACAAAATACCGGAAAACGGGATAGTTTACTTTACAGGAACTGTCGATACCGGAGCTAACAGGACAGGCCTGGAAAACGAAGTTCTTATTCCTCCGGAACCTGTTTCACATTACATATATCACTGTGATTCCGTTTTTTATCTTGAGCCTCTTGAGGAAATGGTCAAAGAGTGCAGTACTTATGGGCTTATACTTCTTGATTTCAGAGAAGCTACAATCGGAATGCTTGTAGGTAAGCAAATTGAAGTTATTAAACATCTCCACTCTACTGTCCCTGGCAAACAAAGAAAAGGAGGGCAGAGTGCCCATCGGTTTGAACAGCTCAGACGCATTGCTATTCATGATTTCTACAAAAGAATAGGGGATGCTGCAAGTGAGGCATTCCTTGAACTAGAGCCAGCTGAACTTAAAGGCATTCTTATAGGAGGGCATTCTCCAGCTAAAGAAGAGTTCAGTGAAGGCGAATTTCTACATTATGAGCTTCAGAAAAAGGTTCTTGGATTGTTCGATACGGGGTATACGGATGAATCCGGTTTTTCTGAGTTAATAAATGCCGCAGAGGAAATTCTCCAGGGTATTGACTTAATTAAGCAAAAGAAAGATATGGAAATATTTTTTAAAGAAATCGCTACTGAGTCCGGCAAAGTATCCTATGGAGAAGACAATTTGCGGGCGAATCTTGAAATAAAGGCAGTTGATGTGCTTTTACTTTCTGAAGACCTTCGGGCTGAAAGAGTAACTCTCAAATGCAGTGTTTGCGGATATGAGTATAAACGGACAAGAAAATGGAAAAACAGTGAAGCCGTTCCTGCGGCTGGAAATTGTCCTGAATGCGGTTCTGCACTTGAAGTCACGGATGTTATTGATATCGTTGGTGAATTCTCAGAACTCGCTGATAAAGGCAATGTAAGGATTGCTTTTATATCAACAGATTTCGACGAAGGCTCTCAACTTATGATAGCTTTTGGCGGAATTGCTGCAATCCTTAGATATAGCACAGGGGTGTAA
- a CDS encoding YkgJ family cysteine cluster protein → MDRRQRFKKYDWLISKTQSILKHYSCPESCNASCCKNHIIDFHRKEYEKILKNVDKESVNILKSNAVKSELKGCYKAINAVEQCPLLINSKCRIYDNRPEACRTFPFVIYPDAEIGFGLTLLLCPMSVNIVRDYAQWYKAVNSIMHSQLTDLYEQYRNIDKNNDFCIEMKEQNLDSFIEFLERK, encoded by the coding sequence ATGGATAGAAGACAACGTTTCAAAAAATATGACTGGTTAATCTCAAAAACTCAAAGCATACTTAAACATTATAGCTGTCCTGAATCATGCAATGCGAGTTGCTGCAAAAATCATATTATTGATTTTCATAGAAAAGAATATGAGAAAATATTAAAAAATGTAGATAAAGAAAGTGTGAATATTTTAAAATCGAATGCGGTAAAATCAGAGTTGAAAGGATGTTATAAAGCAATAAATGCCGTCGAACAATGCCCATTATTGATAAACTCAAAATGCAGAATATACGATAATAGGCCGGAAGCCTGTAGAACTTTTCCTTTTGTAATTTATCCGGATGCGGAAATCGGATTTGGTTTAACGTTGTTATTGTGTCCGATGTCTGTTAACATAGTTCGAGATTATGCACAGTGGTATAAGGCGGTAAACTCAATAATGCATAGTCAATTAACTGACTTGTACGAACAGTATAGAAACATAGATAAAAATAATGATTTTTGTATTGAAATGAAAGAGCAGAATTTAGATTCGTTCATAGAATTTCTTGAAAGGAAGTAA
- the pyrF gene encoding orotidine-5'-phosphate decarboxylase has translation MEKKTRLILALDVTNREDALRIAEEVWEFVDAIKVGYPLVLATGLGIIRELAEFAPIIADFKVADIPNTDRLICDQVFEAGAEAVIVQGFTGKDSLEACIEVASEYKKDVFVVSEMSHPGGAQFLQAAAEPIAKMALEAGAFGLVAPATRPERVRDIRKVIGYKLTIISPGVGAQGGKASDVIAAGADWVIVGRSIYKAENPGEAAKEIAAEIEAELHGGN, from the coding sequence ATGGAAAAAAAGACCCGCCTTATTCTTGCCCTTGATGTGACTAACAGGGAAGATGCCCTCCGAATTGCCGAAGAAGTCTGGGAATTCGTGGACGCAATCAAAGTCGGATACCCCCTCGTGCTCGCCACAGGGCTTGGAATTATCCGGGAACTTGCCGAATTCGCGCCCATTATTGCCGATTTCAAGGTTGCTGACATCCCGAACACAGACCGCCTTATCTGTGACCAGGTCTTTGAAGCCGGTGCCGAGGCCGTAATCGTCCAGGGCTTTACCGGAAAAGACAGTCTTGAAGCCTGCATTGAAGTCGCTTCCGAATATAAAAAAGATGTTTTCGTGGTAAGTGAAATGAGCCACCCCGGAGGTGCCCAGTTCCTCCAGGCCGCAGCAGAACCCATAGCAAAGATGGCTCTCGAAGCCGGAGCCTTCGGGCTCGTTGCCCCTGCAACCCGGCCTGAAAGGGTCAGGGATATCCGCAAAGTCATCGGCTACAAACTCACAATCATCTCCCCTGGAGTAGGAGCCCAGGGTGGAAAAGCCTCGGACGTCATCGCAGCAGGTGCTGACTGGGTGATCGTCGGAAGAAGTATCTACAAAGCCGAAAACCCCGGCGAAGCCGCAAAAGAGATTGCTGCCGAAATCGAAGCTGAACTTCACGGCGGAAACTGA
- a CDS encoding deoxyhypusine synthase — MDSETSCNKLSTPIKGAKIVPGMSVDELVSEYAGCAFGAGRLAEAVDIYSEMLASEKTTKFFGLAGAMTPAGMRQVVADLIRDGHIDVLVTTGANMVHDTVEALGLHHYKGNEHVNDIQLRNECIDRIYDVYLPDGHFTDLEEFLQDVYAGLPQEKLSIRQVLTEIGKNLDDNSSILKTAAEMGVPVYCPALQDSVIGLQAWLHKEGNSSFTVDAFADMHEFMDICYEAESAGALLIGGGVPKNYILQSMLVTPRSFDYAIQLTMDRPETGGLSGATLDEAQSWGKVGEKARSVTVYADATITLPLMVAAVRTRLSE; from the coding sequence ATGGACTCTGAGACTTCCTGTAATAAACTTTCAACTCCTATCAAAGGCGCAAAAATAGTCCCTGGTATGAGCGTGGACGAGCTTGTGAGTGAATATGCCGGCTGTGCTTTCGGGGCTGGCAGGCTTGCCGAGGCTGTCGATATCTATTCTGAGATGCTGGCTTCGGAAAAAACTACAAAGTTTTTCGGGCTTGCAGGAGCCATGACTCCCGCGGGCATGAGGCAGGTCGTTGCTGACCTGATCAGGGACGGGCATATTGACGTCCTGGTCACCACCGGTGCCAACATGGTGCATGACACGGTTGAGGCTCTGGGCTTGCACCACTACAAGGGTAATGAGCACGTGAACGACATCCAGCTCCGGAATGAGTGCATTGACCGGATCTACGACGTCTACCTTCCTGACGGGCACTTCACTGATCTTGAGGAATTTTTGCAGGATGTCTACGCCGGGCTCCCGCAGGAAAAGCTCTCGATCCGGCAGGTCCTCACGGAAATCGGAAAGAACCTGGACGATAACTCCTCAATCCTGAAAACCGCCGCAGAGATGGGTGTACCCGTCTACTGCCCTGCGCTCCAGGACTCGGTGATCGGGCTGCAGGCCTGGTTGCACAAAGAAGGAAACTCCTCCTTTACCGTGGACGCTTTTGCGGACATGCACGAGTTCATGGATATCTGCTATGAAGCCGAAAGTGCCGGGGCTCTCCTGATCGGGGGAGGTGTGCCCAAGAACTACATCCTCCAGTCCATGCTTGTGACCCCCAGGTCTTTTGACTACGCCATCCAGCTTACAATGGACCGGCCCGAAACCGGCGGCCTTAGCGGGGCTACCCTGGACGAAGCCCAGTCCTGGGGAAAAGTCGGGGAAAAGGCCCGTTCGGTAACTGTCTACGCAGATGCAACTATTACTCTCCCTCTTATGGTCGCGGCAGTCCGGACGCGGCTTTCTGAATAA
- a CDS encoding ATP-binding cassette domain-containing protein, with translation MMQDEIIRYEGVGMTYNSKKVLSGFNLNIKRGQKILLKGKSGAGKSTLFKMLLGFEKPTDGALYYRNQPVDPSRVWEIRKEVAYVSQETDLGEGPVKVLLEEIFSYHPNRDKMDPKKLQVLMQDFELEEDTLDKNYEDLSGGEKQRIGILIALMLGREIFLLDEATSALDSELKEKVAEYFLKHGKWTLFIISHDREWEREEVKVVELKKQAVEGKQITEGGI, from the coding sequence ATGATGCAGGATGAAATAATCAGGTATGAAGGCGTCGGCATGACGTACAACAGTAAAAAAGTGCTTTCCGGTTTTAATCTGAATATTAAACGGGGCCAGAAAATCCTGCTGAAAGGCAAGTCAGGGGCAGGAAAATCGACCTTATTCAAAATGCTGCTGGGTTTTGAAAAACCGACAGATGGTGCTCTCTATTACAGGAACCAGCCCGTGGACCCCAGCCGTGTATGGGAAATTCGAAAAGAGGTCGCCTATGTGTCCCAGGAAACTGACCTGGGAGAAGGCCCCGTAAAAGTCCTGCTTGAAGAGATCTTCTCGTACCACCCAAACCGGGATAAAATGGACCCCAAAAAGCTGCAGGTACTCATGCAGGATTTCGAACTGGAAGAAGACACCCTTGATAAAAATTATGAAGATTTGTCAGGAGGGGAAAAACAAAGGATCGGGATCCTGATCGCCCTCATGCTGGGAAGAGAAATATTTCTCCTGGACGAAGCTACTTCAGCCCTTGATTCCGAACTCAAGGAAAAGGTCGCGGAGTATTTTCTGAAGCATGGGAAATGGACACTTTTTATTATCTCCCACGACCGGGAATGGGAAAGGGAGGAAGTAAAAGTAGTAGAACTCAAAAAACAGGCAGTTGAGGGAAAACAGATAACTGAAGGAGGAATTTAA
- a CDS encoding ABC transporter permease produces the protein MAGPEIPTPEITVLSLIMCFLLLAIPLAISYRIKLHVIKATSTAVARMTSQLFLAGVLLTVVFDLNNWILSLGWVLGMVTVATYTTIKNVELKMEKLFLPVILSFAITNLSVLLYFNEFVLDLENILEARFLIPIGGMILGNSLRGNVVGIGEFYEDIRRNENRYLYNLSLGAKKYEALMPYIRKCLRSALRPTLANIATTGIVFLPGMMTGQILGGVTPILAIKYQITIMIVIFVSTVMSTTFCILSTIRTAFDEYGLVRKEIYKEKKLKQKVKHKSET, from the coding sequence ATGGCGGGCCCGGAAATACCAACCCCTGAAATAACGGTCCTTTCCCTGATCATGTGTTTCCTTCTGCTTGCCATTCCCCTAGCCATCAGCTACAGGATAAAACTCCATGTCATCAAAGCCACTTCAACTGCTGTTGCCCGAATGACTTCCCAGCTCTTTTTGGCCGGAGTGCTGTTAACGGTCGTCTTTGACCTTAACAACTGGATTTTGAGCCTGGGCTGGGTGCTCGGGATGGTAACTGTTGCGACTTACACTACCATTAAAAATGTAGAACTTAAAATGGAAAAGCTCTTTCTGCCCGTTATACTTTCCTTTGCTATTACTAACCTCAGTGTGCTCCTGTATTTCAACGAATTCGTGCTGGACCTAGAAAACATCCTGGAAGCCCGCTTCCTCATCCCCATAGGAGGAATGATCCTCGGAAACTCTCTCAGAGGAAACGTGGTAGGGATAGGGGAATTTTACGAGGATATCCGAAGAAACGAAAACAGGTACCTCTACAACCTATCCCTGGGGGCAAAAAAGTACGAGGCACTCATGCCCTATATCCGGAAATGCCTTCGTTCGGCACTCCGCCCAACCCTTGCAAACATCGCAACAACCGGAATCGTTTTCCTCCCAGGCATGATGACCGGACAGATCCTGGGGGGAGTAACTCCCATCCTCGCAATAAAATACCAGATCACAATCATGATCGTGATCTTTGTCTCCACAGTAATGAGCACGACCTTTTGTATCCTGAGTACTATCCGGACTGCCTTCGATGAATACGGGCTCGTAAGAAAGGAAATATACAAAGAAAAAAAGTTAAAACAAAAAGTGAAACATAAAAGTGAAACATAA
- a CDS encoding co-chaperone YbbN, with amino-acid sequence MDENHVIEAEDSTWGKLVESSGKPAIVMFYSPGCPFCKVMEPYFADYAKEFRNSAVFVRINVATNPWTAERYGVQGTPTFKIFCHGKPLWEQVGQIYPSILKGAVENMIEYGDDCVRKTTSIGQDITGYV; translated from the coding sequence TTGGATGAAAATCATGTAATTGAAGCCGAGGATTCGACCTGGGGAAAACTTGTGGAAAGCTCTGGAAAACCTGCTATTGTAATGTTCTACAGCCCCGGCTGTCCCTTCTGTAAAGTGATGGAGCCCTACTTTGCAGACTACGCTAAGGAATTCAGGAACTCAGCGGTCTTTGTCCGGATAAACGTTGCAACGAATCCCTGGACTGCGGAGAGGTATGGGGTACAGGGGACTCCAACATTCAAAATCTTCTGCCACGGGAAGCCTTTGTGGGAACAGGTCGGACAGATCTATCCTTCTATCCTGAAAGGCGCGGTTGAGAACATGATAGAATATGGAGATGACTGTGTAAGGAAAACTACGTCCATAGGGCAGGATATCACCGGTTACGTGTGA
- a CDS encoding RNA ligase partner protein codes for MLKQRFVLDTTALTDLQTREVMGYAALCEGMKAILDLIAEARLQFGISCYVPYPSVYKEMHEFASRNGCDREVMAKIDTWLVKKSPDRYQVDVTSQIFHEYVAYMRERINRGMGVAEDAIWEAATECLFMENPQTKKKEYKEEVEREVIGGIIGKFRNKYRAALRYGILDSAPDIDVLILAKELDAAVVASDYGIEKWAEQLGVRFVPANTFPMMIREYLRHGPESGKGAGLENETSKQE; via the coding sequence ATGCTCAAGCAAAGATTTGTGCTGGACACCACCGCACTGACTGACCTGCAGACCCGGGAGGTTATGGGTTATGCTGCCCTTTGCGAAGGGATGAAAGCAATCCTTGACCTGATAGCCGAAGCCCGTCTGCAGTTCGGGATAAGCTGTTATGTGCCCTACCCTTCGGTCTACAAGGAGATGCACGAATTTGCCAGTCGAAACGGCTGCGACCGGGAAGTTATGGCAAAAATCGACACCTGGCTTGTGAAAAAATCCCCTGACAGGTACCAGGTGGACGTAACATCCCAGATCTTCCACGAATATGTGGCTTACATGCGGGAAAGGATCAACCGGGGGATGGGGGTAGCAGAAGATGCGATATGGGAAGCCGCAACTGAATGTCTCTTTATGGAAAACCCACAGACCAAGAAGAAGGAATACAAGGAAGAGGTGGAAAGGGAGGTCATAGGCGGGATTATCGGGAAATTCCGAAACAAGTACCGTGCAGCACTACGCTACGGAATCCTGGACAGCGCCCCTGATATCGATGTCCTGATCCTGGCAAAGGAACTGGACGCTGCGGTGGTCGCAAGTGATTACGGGATAGAAAAGTGGGCGGAACAGCTCGGAGTCCGTTTCGTGCCCGCGAACACATTTCCGATGATGATAAGGGAATACCTCAGGCACGGCCCGGAAAGTGGAAAGGGAGCAGGGCTGGAAAACGAAACCAGCAAACAAGAGTGA
- a CDS encoding methionine adenosyltransferase, giving the protein MRNIVIEELKASEVYRQRVEVVERKGLGHPDYICDSIMEQVSVRLSAEYLKNFGAILHHNIDKGLLVAGEVEGKFGGGKVISPMRLIFGDRATFEAGGVEIDVPGIAVDTAKQWLSGNLRFVDPESLFYQVELKKGSAELTDIFSRGGEILGANDTSAAVGYAPLSPTERLVLECERHLNSGKFKKEHPESGEDIKVMGLRHDREIHLTVAMPLMDRFVESETDYFKKKEDLHGRIEEFTAGFAEKEEAESETSIDLKPSVSLNTLDAPGRSLEGVYTTVTGTSAEDADCGQVGRGNRVNGIIPLNRPVSSEAAAGKNPVSHIGKIYNLLSHRIADRIYRQVPDIAEVYVWLLSEIGTPIDKPQIATAQLIMKKGFAGDVEEEAAEVIEKELENIQAFCTELAAGKIPIC; this is encoded by the coding sequence TTGAGAAACATCGTCATTGAAGAGTTGAAAGCTTCTGAAGTCTATCGGCAAAGGGTAGAAGTCGTCGAGAGAAAAGGACTTGGACATCCGGATTATATCTGTGACTCGATCATGGAACAGGTCTCGGTCCGCCTGTCGGCGGAGTACCTGAAAAACTTCGGGGCCATCCTCCACCACAACATTGACAAGGGCCTGCTCGTTGCAGGAGAAGTCGAGGGAAAATTCGGGGGAGGTAAAGTCATAAGCCCGATGCGGCTCATCTTTGGAGATCGGGCGACCTTTGAAGCAGGGGGGGTGGAAATCGATGTGCCGGGCATTGCTGTGGATACGGCAAAGCAATGGCTTTCCGGAAACCTCCGCTTCGTGGACCCTGAAAGCCTCTTTTACCAGGTGGAACTGAAAAAAGGCTCTGCCGAGCTCACGGACATTTTCAGCCGGGGAGGGGAAATCCTGGGGGCAAATGACACTTCTGCTGCTGTGGGTTACGCTCCCCTCAGCCCCACGGAAAGGCTGGTGCTCGAATGCGAACGCCACCTTAACTCCGGGAAGTTCAAGAAAGAACACCCGGAATCCGGGGAAGATATCAAGGTAATGGGGCTCAGGCATGATAGAGAGATCCACCTGACCGTTGCCATGCCCCTCATGGACCGCTTTGTGGAATCGGAAACCGATTATTTCAAAAAGAAAGAGGACCTGCACGGCAGGATTGAGGAATTTACCGCGGGTTTTGCGGAAAAAGAAGAGGCGGAATCCGAAACTTCCATTGACCTGAAGCCCTCGGTTTCCCTGAACACCCTTGACGCCCCAGGAAGAAGCCTGGAAGGAGTTTATACCACAGTTACGGGCACTTCTGCAGAAGATGCGGACTGCGGGCAGGTAGGGCGTGGAAACAGGGTAAACGGAATCATACCCCTGAACCGGCCGGTAAGCAGCGAAGCCGCCGCCGGGAAAAACCCGGTAAGCCATATAGGAAAGATCTACAACCTGCTCTCCCACAGGATAGCGGACAGGATCTACCGACAGGTCCCCGACATAGCGGAAGTTTATGTCTGGCTCCTTAGCGAAATCGGGACCCCGATCGATAAGCCGCAGATTGCAACCGCCCAGCTTATCATGAAAAAAGGCTTTGCCGGGGATGTGGAAGAAGAAGCCGCAGAGGTCATAGAAAAAGAGCTCGAAAACATCCAGGCCTTCTGCACGGAACTTGCGGCAGGAAAGATTCCAATTTGCTAA
- a CDS encoding geranylgeranylglycerol-phosphate geranylgeranyltransferase, giving the protein MSGGIRTYLELMRYGNCLMAGFAAVIGTLIAFNILTSDPLSSYQPGAFPFLDVVLVFLVVFFVSGAGNAINDFFDIKIDSINRPERPIPSGRVGAKEALYFSYFLFALGTVLAFSINPACGSIALFNSLLLIFYAKTLKSTPLFGNLSIGCLTGSTFLFGASVFGIRGLEVLFVLFLLAALAITAREIVKDIEDMEGDRQEGADTLPLRIGAKKAGYLAVLIGFLAVLLSPLPYFMSILGMRYLYLVFLADLGFLLAIYQLLVKDSPTKSSKMFKIAMLFALIAFVAGA; this is encoded by the coding sequence ATGTCTGGCGGAATACGCACATATCTGGAACTGATGAGGTACGGAAACTGTCTTATGGCAGGGTTTGCTGCTGTTATAGGGACGCTGATTGCTTTCAATATCCTTACTTCGGACCCCCTGAGTTCGTATCAGCCCGGGGCTTTTCCTTTCCTTGATGTTGTTCTCGTATTCCTTGTTGTGTTTTTCGTTTCAGGGGCAGGAAATGCCATCAATGATTTTTTTGACATCAAAATCGATTCCATCAATCGCCCTGAACGTCCGATCCCCTCCGGAAGGGTGGGTGCAAAGGAAGCCCTTTATTTTTCTTATTTCCTCTTTGCCCTGGGTACAGTCCTTGCTTTCTCGATCAACCCTGCCTGCGGTTCCATCGCCCTTTTCAATTCCCTGCTCCTGATCTTTTACGCGAAAACCCTGAAAAGCACTCCCTTATTCGGGAACCTGAGCATAGGTTGCCTTACCGGTTCGACTTTCCTGTTCGGAGCTTCTGTTTTCGGGATTAGGGGGCTTGAAGTTCTCTTTGTCCTTTTCCTGCTCGCTGCCCTTGCCATTACGGCCCGGGAAATCGTAAAGGACATCGAAGATATGGAAGGGGACAGGCAGGAAGGCGCCGACACCCTGCCGCTCAGGATCGGGGCAAAAAAGGCGGGATACCTTGCGGTACTTATCGGGTTTCTGGCTGTATTATTAAGCCCTCTCCCCTACTTTATGTCCATCCTGGGTATGCGCTACCTCTACCTTGTTTTCCTGGCTGACCTAGGCTTCCTGTTGGCCATCTACCAGCTCCTGGTAAAGGACTCCCCCACCAAATCCTCTAAAATGTTCAAGATTGCCATGCTCTTTGCCCTGATCGCTTTTGTTGCCGGGGCATAA
- the nadA gene encoding quinolinate synthase NadA — protein sequence MQQAELIERIKELKKKRNAVILAHYYSRPEVQDVADFVGDSLGLSQEAVRQGADVIVFCGVHFMGESAAILCPDKTVLLPEIDAGCAMADMADVPGLRKLKEMHPDALVVCYVNSSAAIKAESYICCTSANAVEVVNSLDADEVIFVPDKNLAAYVATHTDKKIIPWEGHCPTHHQVLREDVLRMKEVHPEAEFIAHPECRPEVLKLAEKVASTRGMIVYAKESKAREFIVGTECGLIHALLKEAPEKKFYCISEYACCPSMKMVNLENLLVSLENMQSVVTVPDDVRERAKEALDRMLAVKINL from the coding sequence ATGCAGCAAGCAGAGCTTATAGAACGGATCAAAGAGTTGAAGAAAAAACGAAATGCAGTTATTCTTGCTCATTACTATTCCCGCCCTGAAGTCCAGGATGTTGCGGATTTTGTGGGGGATTCCCTGGGCTTGAGCCAGGAAGCTGTCCGCCAGGGTGCGGATGTAATCGTGTTTTGCGGCGTCCATTTCATGGGGGAAAGTGCCGCGATCCTCTGCCCGGACAAAACCGTGCTGTTGCCGGAAATAGATGCAGGTTGCGCCATGGCTGACATGGCGGATGTGCCTGGCCTCCGGAAGCTTAAAGAAATGCATCCTGATGCCCTTGTTGTCTGCTATGTGAACAGTTCGGCAGCGATCAAAGCGGAGTCCTACATCTGCTGCACCTCGGCAAATGCCGTGGAAGTGGTAAATTCTCTTGACGCCGATGAAGTTATCTTTGTGCCGGATAAAAACCTTGCAGCTTATGTGGCAACTCACACGGATAAGAAAATCATTCCCTGGGAAGGGCACTGCCCGACACATCACCAGGTCCTCAGGGAGGATGTCCTGCGGATGAAAGAGGTACATCCCGAAGCTGAGTTCATTGCTCACCCCGAGTGCCGCCCCGAGGTTCTCAAACTTGCCGAAAAAGTGGCAAGCACCAGGGGCATGATCGTGTATGCAAAAGAATCAAAAGCCAGGGAATTCATCGTTGGGACCGAATGCGGGCTGATACATGCGCTTTTAAAGGAGGCTCCTGAAAAGAAATTTTACTGCATCTCCGAATACGCATGCTGCCCCAGCATGAAGATGGTTAACCTCGAAAATCTCCTTGTTTCCCTTGAAAACATGCAGAGTGTGGTAACCGTTCCCGATGATGTAAGGGAAAGGGCAAAAGAAGCTCTTGACAGGATGCTTGCGGTAAAAATCAACCTGTAA
- a CDS encoding aspartate dehydrogenase, which translates to MLKVGIVGCGFIGGQICRAVDEGAIDVEMYGLCDSTKSKVLDLAASLNTCKPQHMELEKLVKNVDLLVECASHGAVREIVPQALEAGCDVIVLSVGAFADRELREKVFGLARKFNRKLYFPSGAVVGIDGLISASAADISSVTLTTRKPPSGLEGAPFVVEKGIDLKKIDRETVIFEGPASEAVKAFPANVNVSATISLAGIGFDRTKVKVIADPVLSRNIHEVRVEGDFGSFSTRVENLPSPENPRTSYLAALSAISTLKKIVNPLQIGT; encoded by the coding sequence ATGCTGAAAGTCGGAATCGTTGGCTGTGGATTTATTGGCGGACAGATTTGCAGGGCTGTTGATGAAGGAGCGATAGATGTTGAAATGTACGGGCTCTGCGACTCTACAAAAAGTAAAGTTCTGGATCTTGCGGCTTCCTTAAATACATGTAAGCCTCAGCATATGGAGCTTGAAAAACTTGTAAAAAATGTGGACCTGCTAGTTGAATGCGCTTCCCATGGGGCAGTTAGGGAAATCGTCCCGCAAGCCCTTGAAGCAGGATGTGACGTGATTGTCCTGAGCGTCGGCGCTTTTGCGGACCGGGAACTCAGGGAGAAGGTCTTCGGGCTTGCCAGGAAGTTCAACCGTAAACTCTACTTCCCTTCGGGCGCAGTGGTCGGAATAGACGGGCTGATCTCCGCATCTGCCGCAGATATCTCCTCTGTAACCCTGACCACCAGGAAACCTCCTTCAGGGCTTGAAGGGGCTCCTTTTGTTGTGGAGAAGGGCATAGACCTTAAAAAAATAGACCGTGAAACCGTGATATTTGAAGGTCCGGCTTCCGAAGCCGTGAAAGCTTTCCCTGCAAATGTTAATGTCTCAGCAACTATCAGCCTCGCTGGAATTGGTTTTGATCGAACGAAGGTTAAGGTCATTGCTGACCCTGTCCTTTCACGGAATATTCACGAGGTCAGGGTGGAAGGTGATTTTGGCAGTTTTTCTACCAGAGTCGAAAATCTCCCCTCGCCGGAGAACCCCCGTACCAGCTATCTCGCTGCTCTTTCTGCGATTTCCACTTTAAAAAAGATTGTGAATCCTCTCCAGATTGGGACCTGA